The Algoriphagus sanaruensis genome window below encodes:
- a CDS encoding DarT ssDNA thymidine ADP-ribosyltransferase family protein, translating into MKFFKKIWTTIKIFFVGKKKKSDIKVYQDAKATIEKGIDKEEILTKASNATNDEERKEILKPLIEFESAKQIVEVIEQEPEILSEQKPTRKRKKLYDLHELENEIKVLQSSLSLLDLKKSSIKEVATPDTSSFDSRIDKLFSLLSKNKIDDKVELSDFTVSAFDKDFKQLEKLLQEKSTLKRHGNREREKQKQREIYESNIKKELNNLDSLIGQNKLEDAKLLVNRLSKSIKPDYKKGVERLSKAVTKLKEKELEIFKRRQAELLKQQQEEAERIRIAQERILEQKRILREQEEARKRIEESKKLEKENKLKALLNKKSNWRDLKKVLQENNITILYHFTDHSNLKSIKENGGLYSWYYCDKNNIVIPMTGNSSLGRSLDLEFGLEDYVRLSFIKDHPMKHVAMNEGRITRPYLLKVSIEVCYFENTRFSDMNAADRRHTNGDSVDFLSSLRFDLFHKRYFDLNPIEKKQHQAEVLVKTWIPAEFITNFNEIAS; encoded by the coding sequence ATGAAGTTTTTCAAAAAAATATGGACAACTATTAAAATCTTCTTTGTAGGAAAGAAGAAGAAGTCTGATATAAAAGTGTATCAAGACGCAAAGGCAACTATTGAGAAAGGCATAGACAAAGAGGAAATACTAACAAAAGCGTCAAATGCTACTAATGACGAAGAAAGAAAGGAAATTTTAAAACCGCTTATAGAATTTGAAAGTGCGAAACAAATTGTAGAGGTTATTGAACAAGAGCCTGAAATCCTTTCAGAACAAAAACCAACAAGAAAGAGAAAGAAATTATACGACCTACATGAACTAGAAAATGAAATTAAGGTTCTTCAATCAAGTTTATCATTACTTGACCTAAAGAAATCTAGCATAAAAGAAGTTGCTACTCCTGACACTTCATCATTTGACAGCAGGATAGATAAACTGTTCTCTCTTCTAAGTAAAAATAAAATAGACGACAAAGTTGAACTATCAGATTTTACTGTTTCAGCATTTGACAAAGATTTCAAACAACTTGAAAAACTACTACAAGAAAAATCGACTTTAAAAAGACACGGCAACAGAGAGAGAGAAAAGCAAAAGCAGCGTGAAATTTACGAAAGCAACATCAAGAAAGAACTCAACAATCTTGATTCACTCATAGGACAAAATAAACTTGAAGACGCCAAACTACTTGTAAATAGGCTTTCCAAATCTATAAAACCTGACTATAAAAAAGGAGTTGAACGGCTTTCAAAAGCGGTGACAAAACTCAAAGAAAAGGAACTTGAGATTTTCAAAAGACGACAAGCTGAACTATTAAAGCAACAACAAGAAGAAGCAGAAAGAATAAGGATTGCACAAGAGAGAATTTTAGAACAAAAACGTATTCTAAGAGAACAAGAAGAAGCAAGGAAAAGAATTGAGGAATCGAAAAAGTTAGAGAAAGAGAATAAACTAAAAGCACTTTTAAATAAAAAGTCTAATTGGCGTGACTTGAAAAAGGTGCTACAAGAAAATAATATTACAATCTTATACCATTTTACAGACCATTCTAATCTAAAGTCTATCAAAGAAAATGGTGGTTTGTATTCTTGGTATTATTGCGACAAAAATAACATTGTAATACCGATGACAGGAAACAGCTCATTGGGAAGAAGTTTAGACCTTGAATTTGGATTAGAAGACTATGTGCGTTTGAGCTTCATAAAAGACCATCCTATGAAGCACGTGGCAATGAATGAAGGTCGAATTACCAGACCCTATTTACTAAAAGTATCAATTGAAGTTTGCTATTTTGAAAATACAAGATTTTCAGATATGAATGCAGCAGACCGCAGACATACTAACGGAGATTCAGTTGATTTTTTAAGTTCATTAAGGTTTGATTTATTTCATAAAAGATATTTCGATTTGAATCCAATCGAGAAAAAACAGCATCAGGCGGAAGTCCTTGTTAAAACTTGGATACCCGCTGAATTCATCACCAACTTTAATGAAATAGCTTCATGA
- a CDS encoding DUF6939 family protein, which yields MIYIENKKKKEKTLLAKYPNAKIVDVTSKATTGLVKLSPFYPHGDIPIPFSENRKAKSVEGIWQALKVFESADIEEAMFSNDTMKDIKRTVRKYGKPLGHRKGVNGTDLLNYIDARIQIYLPSYLWVLENKVSEIIERLKEASQKEDIVLLDYETNCDVLNPKKPLSHAFLVKAYVEGHYPKATDLYKELEQRKLNPVEEKPKKKATKPRTKKTQNKKDDNQTILF from the coding sequence ATGATATACATTGAAAATAAAAAGAAGAAGGAAAAAACATTATTGGCTAAATACCCCAATGCCAAAATTGTTGATGTCACTTCAAAAGCAACAACTGGATTAGTCAAATTAAGTCCGTTTTATCCTCACGGAGATATTCCTATCCCCTTTTCAGAAAACCGCAAAGCAAAATCCGTTGAAGGGATTTGGCAGGCTTTAAAAGTCTTTGAAAGTGCTGACATAGAAGAGGCAATGTTCTCTAATGACACCATGAAAGACATTAAAAGAACTGTCAGAAAATATGGAAAACCTTTGGGGCATCGTAAAGGCGTAAATGGAACTGACTTGCTCAATTATATTGATGCTCGAATACAGATTTATCTTCCGAGTTATTTGTGGGTATTAGAAAACAAGGTTTCTGAAATAATTGAACGACTAAAAGAAGCATCACAAAAAGAGGATATTGTTTTACTTGACTATGAAACTAATTGTGATGTTTTAAACCCGAAAAAACCGCTTTCACATGCTTTTCTCGTGAAGGCATATGTTGAGGGTCATTATCCAAAGGCAACCGACTTGTATAAAGAACTCGAACAGAGGAAACTGAATCCAGTCGAGGAAAAGCCTAAAAAGAAAGCAACTAAACCGAGAACTAAAAAAACTCAAAACAAAAAAGACGACAATCAAACAATCCTATTTTAA